One genomic region from Caballeronia sp. M1242 encodes:
- the garD gene encoding galactarate dehydratase has translation MNQPPLYIRVHPEDNVAIVVNDGGLGEGATFADGLVLRERVPQGHKVALADLAEGDAVIRYNVVIGYALKDLPKGSWINEHVLRMPTPPELDDLPVATIKAPDTSPLEGFTFEGYRNADGSVGTRNILAITTTVQCVADVVQHAVDRIKAELLPRYPNVDDVVSLGHTYGCGVAIEAPDAMVPIRTVRNIALNPNFGGEVMMVSLGCEKLQPERLMPPGTIPIAAAALDDAIADIGDMESEANGGAVVLQDEGHVGFQSMIDSIMLMAETHLKRLNNRRRETCPASDLVVGVQCGGSDAFSGLTANPAVGFATDLLVRAGATVMFSEVTEVRDGVAQLTARAANGEVAAAIIREMKWYDDYLKRGGADRSANTTPGNKKGGLSNIVEKAMGSIVKSGSSTISGVLSPGEKVRQKGLIYAATPASDFICGTLQLAAGINLHVFTTGRGTPYSLAEVPVIKVATRSDLARRWHDLMDVNAGTIATGEASIADVGWELFRLMLDVASGRKQTRAEKLKLHNALVLFNPAPVT, from the coding sequence ATGAATCAGCCGCCGCTCTATATACGCGTGCACCCGGAAGACAACGTGGCGATCGTCGTGAACGACGGAGGGCTCGGCGAAGGCGCGACGTTCGCCGATGGGCTCGTGCTGCGCGAACGGGTGCCGCAAGGTCACAAGGTGGCCCTCGCCGATCTCGCGGAAGGCGATGCCGTGATCCGCTACAACGTGGTCATCGGCTATGCGCTGAAGGACCTGCCCAAAGGTAGCTGGATCAACGAGCACGTATTGCGCATGCCGACGCCGCCCGAGCTGGACGATCTGCCGGTCGCGACCATCAAGGCGCCCGACACGTCGCCGCTCGAAGGCTTCACGTTCGAGGGGTATCGCAATGCGGACGGCAGCGTGGGCACGCGCAACATCCTCGCGATCACGACCACCGTGCAGTGCGTGGCGGATGTCGTGCAGCACGCGGTCGATCGCATCAAGGCGGAACTGCTGCCGCGCTACCCGAATGTCGATGATGTCGTGAGCCTCGGCCACACCTACGGCTGCGGCGTCGCCATCGAAGCGCCGGACGCGATGGTGCCCATCCGCACCGTGCGCAACATCGCGCTGAACCCGAACTTCGGCGGCGAAGTGATGATGGTGAGCCTCGGCTGCGAAAAGCTCCAGCCCGAACGCCTGATGCCGCCCGGCACCATACCCATTGCGGCCGCCGCGCTCGACGACGCCATTGCCGATATCGGCGACATGGAAAGCGAGGCGAACGGCGGCGCGGTCGTGCTGCAAGACGAGGGACACGTCGGCTTCCAGTCGATGATCGACTCCATCATGCTCATGGCCGAAACGCATCTTAAGCGGCTGAACAATCGCCGCCGCGAGACGTGTCCGGCATCCGATCTGGTCGTCGGCGTGCAATGCGGCGGCAGCGATGCGTTCTCGGGTCTCACCGCGAATCCGGCGGTCGGCTTCGCGACGGACCTGCTCGTGCGCGCGGGCGCGACCGTGATGTTCTCCGAAGTGACCGAGGTGCGCGACGGCGTCGCGCAACTCACGGCGCGCGCGGCGAATGGCGAAGTGGCCGCGGCCATCATCCGCGAGATGAAGTGGTACGACGATTATCTGAAGCGAGGCGGCGCGGACCGCAGCGCGAACACGACGCCCGGCAACAAGAAGGGCGGGCTGTCGAACATCGTCGAGAAGGCGATGGGGTCCATCGTCAAGTCGGGTAGCTCGACCATTTCGGGCGTGCTGTCGCCGGGCGAGAAGGTCAGGCAGAAGGGCTTGATCTACGCGGCGACGCCCGCGAGCGACTTCATCTGCGGCACGCTGCAACTGGCCGCGGGCATCAATCTGCATGTCTTCACCACGGGGCGCGGCACGCCGTACAGTCTCGCGGAAGTGCCGGTCATCAAGGTCGCGACGCGCTCTGACCTCGCGCGCCGCTGGCATGACCTGATGGACGTGAATGCCGGGACCATCGCGACGGGTGAGGCGAGCATCGCGGACGTGGGCTGGGAACTGTTCCGTCTGATGCTCGATGTCGCGAGCGGGCGCAAGCAAACGCGCGCCGAGAAGCTCAAGCTGCACAACGCGCTCGTGCTGTTCAATCCGGCGCCGGTGACCTGA
- a CDS encoding TetR/AcrR family transcriptional regulator, with the protein MPRPREFDEEAALDAATAQFWSRGYEATSVRDLAATMGLTAASLYNAFGDKRALFERALKRYVEHGFRDRVRRFEHHLPPRDAILAFFDEIIELSVRDPHRKGCLVVNSALELAPHDRQIHRALSAVLKEIEGFFMRCVRAGQDDGTIAATLSADDIAKALLASLMGLRVLARVNPRRELLEGAARPVLAMLGATRRRASVRRAS; encoded by the coding sequence ATGCCGCGTCCGCGTGAATTCGACGAGGAAGCCGCGCTCGATGCGGCCACCGCGCAATTCTGGTCGCGCGGATATGAAGCGACTTCCGTGCGCGATCTCGCGGCAACGATGGGCCTGACGGCGGCCAGTCTCTACAACGCTTTCGGCGACAAGCGCGCGCTCTTTGAACGCGCGCTGAAACGCTATGTGGAGCACGGCTTTCGCGACCGCGTGCGGCGCTTCGAGCATCATCTGCCGCCGCGCGATGCGATTCTCGCGTTCTTCGACGAGATCATCGAACTGTCGGTGCGCGATCCGCATCGCAAGGGCTGTCTTGTCGTCAATTCGGCGCTCGAACTCGCGCCGCACGACCGTCAGATTCATCGCGCGTTGAGCGCGGTGCTGAAGGAGATCGAAGGCTTCTTCATGCGCTGCGTGCGCGCGGGGCAGGACGACGGGACCATCGCGGCAACCTTATCGGCCGACGATATCGCCAAGGCTTTGCTCGCTTCGCTCATGGGCTTGCGCGTGCTGGCGCGGGTCAACCCGCGGCGCGAGTTGCTCGAAGGCGCCGCGCGCCCGGTGCTCGCCATGCTGGGCGCAACCAGGCGCCGCGCGAGCGTCCGCCGCGCAAGCTAG
- a CDS encoding glutathione S-transferase family protein, whose amino-acid sequence MIHFYFHPTPNPAKVALFLEEAGVPYELKPVDTSKGEQHTPAFRAINPNGKVPAIVDTEGPGGKEAVVFDSTAILLYLAEKTGQFLGAPEDRPQLLSWLMFIATGLGPFSGQAVHFQHAAPEGLDYAVNRYRREADRHYQVLNDRLAGREYIVGDSFTIADMSAWGWIDRASRVFKTTEAPLAAYPELQRWFAAIDARPAVARARALNKQHAFKTVNDEETRRALFPSNYPKTA is encoded by the coding sequence ATGATCCACTTCTACTTCCATCCCACGCCCAACCCCGCAAAAGTCGCGCTGTTTCTCGAAGAAGCGGGCGTGCCTTATGAACTGAAGCCAGTAGACACCAGCAAAGGCGAGCAGCATACGCCCGCATTTCGCGCGATCAACCCGAACGGCAAGGTGCCCGCCATCGTCGATACGGAAGGCCCGGGCGGCAAGGAAGCCGTCGTGTTCGATTCGACCGCCATCCTTCTCTATCTCGCGGAGAAGACCGGCCAGTTCCTCGGCGCGCCGGAAGACCGGCCGCAGCTTTTGTCGTGGCTCATGTTCATCGCCACGGGTCTCGGGCCGTTCTCCGGCCAAGCCGTGCATTTCCAGCATGCGGCGCCCGAAGGGCTCGACTATGCGGTGAACCGCTATCGGCGTGAAGCGGACCGGCACTATCAGGTGCTGAACGATCGCCTCGCAGGTCGGGAGTACATCGTCGGCGATAGCTTCACCATTGCCGATATGTCCGCGTGGGGCTGGATCGACCGAGCATCGCGTGTGTTCAAGACGACCGAAGCGCCGCTTGCCGCGTATCCCGAGTTGCAGCGCTGGTTCGCCGCCATCGACGCGCGCCCTGCCGTCGCGCGCGCTCGCGCATTGAATAAGCAGCACGCGTTCAAGACGGTCAACGACGAAGAGACGCGCCGCGCGTTGTTCCCGTCGAATTATCCGAAGACGGCTTGA
- a CDS encoding NmrA family NAD(P)-binding protein encodes MYAITGISGQVGGALADALLQAGQSVRAVVRDAKKGEPWAARGCEVANARMTDANALAQAFEGAHGVFILLPPQFDPLPGFPETREVIEAVVSAVQRAKPRKIVCLSTIGAQAKETNLLTQHTLLQDALIAQPIPVTFLRPGWFMENSAWDVQSAREEGVVHSFLQPLDRAIPMVATEDVGRTAARLLMDDSHGTRVVELEGPQRVSPRDIAAAFSAVLGKPVTAQAVPRESWRDMFEQQCMKNPMPRIRMLDGFNEGWIDFEGHSEDIVKGEVDIESIVRKLCA; translated from the coding sequence ATGTACGCCATCACGGGTATCAGCGGACAAGTGGGCGGCGCGCTCGCCGATGCGCTGCTGCAAGCGGGACAAAGCGTTCGCGCGGTCGTGCGCGATGCAAAGAAGGGTGAGCCGTGGGCGGCGCGTGGCTGCGAGGTCGCGAACGCGCGCATGACCGATGCGAACGCGCTGGCGCAGGCGTTCGAAGGCGCGCACGGCGTGTTCATTCTGCTGCCGCCGCAGTTCGATCCGTTGCCCGGCTTTCCGGAAACGCGCGAAGTCATCGAAGCCGTCGTCTCTGCGGTGCAGCGTGCAAAGCCGCGCAAGATCGTGTGCCTGTCCACCATCGGCGCGCAGGCAAAAGAAACGAATCTGCTCACGCAGCACACGTTGCTGCAAGACGCGCTCATCGCGCAGCCGATACCCGTGACCTTTCTGCGCCCCGGCTGGTTCATGGAGAACAGCGCATGGGACGTGCAATCGGCCCGCGAAGAAGGTGTCGTTCATTCGTTCCTGCAACCGCTGGATCGCGCGATTCCGATGGTCGCCACCGAAGACGTCGGCAGAACCGCCGCGCGGTTGCTTATGGACGACTCGCACGGCACGCGGGTCGTCGAACTCGAAGGCCCGCAACGCGTCAGCCCGCGCGATATCGCTGCGGCGTTCTCAGCCGTGCTCGGCAAGCCGGTCACCGCGCAAGCCGTGCCGCGCGAGAGTTGGCGCGACATGTTCGAGCAGCAGTGCATGAAGAATCCGATGCCGCGCATCCGCATGCTCGACGGCTTCAATGAAGGATGGATCGACTTCGAAGGACATAGCGAAGACATCGTGAAGGGAGAAGTCGATATCGAGTCTATCGTGCGCAAGCTCTGCGCGTGA
- a CDS encoding cytochrome b/b6 domain-containing protein, with amino-acid sequence MDTTLDAPPESLQRKHPVHPLWLRITHWLNAVAALIMMFSGWRIYDASPVFARIVIPPSITLGGWLGGALQWHFAAMWLLVFNGLVYLALNVASGRFFSKFFPLSPRAVVHDLVAALRGKLSHDNPREYNAVQKLAYLVVVLDLIVLVLSGLAIWKSVQFPLLRELMGGYDNARVVHFCAMAVMAAFVAVHVVMVALVPRSLLTMLRGR; translated from the coding sequence ATGGACACGACACTCGACGCCCCGCCCGAGAGCCTGCAACGCAAGCATCCGGTTCATCCGCTGTGGCTGCGCATCACGCACTGGCTCAACGCCGTGGCAGCGCTCATCATGATGTTCTCGGGCTGGCGCATCTACGACGCATCGCCGGTCTTCGCGCGCATCGTCATTCCGCCTTCCATCACGCTCGGCGGCTGGCTCGGCGGCGCGCTCCAGTGGCACTTCGCCGCGATGTGGCTGCTCGTCTTCAACGGACTCGTGTATCTCGCGCTGAATGTCGCGAGCGGACGCTTCTTCTCGAAGTTCTTTCCGTTATCGCCCCGCGCGGTCGTGCATGACCTCGTTGCGGCGCTGCGCGGCAAGCTCTCGCACGACAATCCGCGCGAGTACAACGCGGTGCAGAAGCTCGCGTACCTCGTGGTCGTGCTGGATCTCATCGTGCTGGTGCTGTCCGGTCTTGCCATCTGGAAGTCCGTGCAGTTTCCGTTGCTGCGTGAACTGATGGGCGGCTACGACAACGCGCGCGTCGTTCACTTCTGTGCGATGGCGGTCATGGCCGCATTCGTGGCCGTGCACGTCGTGATGGTCGCGCTCGTGCCGCGTTCGCTACTCACCATGCTGCGCGGTCGTTGA
- a CDS encoding DUF1109 domain-containing protein, with the protein MRTDDLIDLLAAGDVRVDRMAVGRRFAQALPLGFIGSVLLMLVVYGLRRDLASVAQTSLFWAKIAFPLCVTVGALIGVMRLGRPGARGGVAWPIIVLPFIAVWLAGALVLGQATPAERLPLMLGQSWRTCPFNIVLLSVPTFPAALLAARSLAPTDLRMTGAVAGLLSSGLATIAYCLHCPEMSPAFWSVWYAIGMLLPAGIGAWLGPRVLRW; encoded by the coding sequence ATGCGAACCGATGATCTGATCGATCTGCTCGCAGCCGGCGATGTGCGCGTCGATCGCATGGCCGTCGGCCGCCGTTTCGCGCAGGCGCTGCCGCTCGGTTTCATCGGCTCGGTGCTGTTGATGCTCGTCGTCTACGGACTGCGCCGCGATCTGGCGAGCGTCGCGCAGACATCGCTCTTCTGGGCCAAGATCGCGTTTCCGCTATGCGTCACGGTCGGCGCGCTGATTGGCGTGATGCGGTTGGGTCGCCCGGGCGCGCGCGGCGGTGTCGCGTGGCCGATTATCGTGCTGCCGTTTATCGCCGTGTGGCTGGCGGGCGCGCTCGTGCTCGGTCAGGCGACGCCCGCTGAACGCTTGCCGCTCATGCTCGGGCAGTCGTGGCGCACGTGTCCGTTCAATATCGTGCTGCTCTCGGTGCCGACGTTTCCCGCCGCGCTGCTGGCCGCGAGAAGTCTCGCGCCCACTGATTTGCGCATGACGGGCGCGGTGGCCGGCCTGCTGTCGAGCGGGCTCGCGACCATCGCCTATTGCCTGCATTGTCCGGAGATGAGCCCCGCGTTCTGGAGCGTCTGGTATGCCATCGGCATGCTGTTGCCGGCCGGCATCGGCGCATGGCTCGGGCCGCGCGTGCTGCGCTGGTAG
- the kdgD gene encoding 5-dehydro-4-deoxyglucarate dehydratase, which translates to MTTPQELKQIVSEGLLSFPVTDFDAQGNFRADTYAERLEWLAPYGASALFVAGGTGEFFSLTQPEYSQIVRTATEVCKGKVPILAGAGGPTRTAIAFAQEAEKNGAQGILLMPHYLTEASQEGIAAHAEQVCKAVPNLGVIIYNRANSKLNADMLERLADRCPNLIGFKDGVGEIEAMVTIRRRLGDRFSYLGGLPTAEVYAAAYKALGVPVYSSAVFNFIPKTAMQFYRAIAANDHETTGKLIDEFFLPYLAIRNRRPGYAVSIVKAGAKLVGHDAGPVRAPLTDLTDEEMSQLDALIKKLGAQ; encoded by the coding sequence ATGACGACACCGCAAGAACTCAAGCAAATCGTATCCGAGGGCCTGCTCTCTTTCCCCGTGACCGACTTCGACGCGCAAGGCAACTTTCGCGCCGACACGTATGCGGAACGTCTCGAATGGCTGGCGCCGTACGGTGCGTCCGCGCTGTTCGTCGCCGGCGGCACGGGCGAGTTCTTCTCGCTGACGCAGCCTGAATATTCGCAGATCGTGCGCACGGCCACCGAAGTTTGCAAAGGCAAGGTGCCGATTCTCGCGGGCGCGGGCGGCCCGACGCGCACGGCTATCGCTTTCGCGCAGGAAGCCGAGAAGAACGGCGCGCAAGGCATTCTGCTGATGCCGCACTATCTGACGGAAGCCTCGCAGGAAGGCATCGCGGCGCACGCCGAACAGGTCTGCAAGGCCGTGCCGAACCTGGGCGTCATCATCTATAACCGCGCGAATTCGAAGCTCAACGCCGACATGCTGGAGCGTCTCGCGGATCGCTGCCCGAACCTCATCGGCTTCAAGGACGGTGTCGGCGAGATCGAAGCGATGGTGACCATTCGCCGCCGTCTCGGCGACCGCTTCTCGTATCTCGGCGGCCTGCCGACCGCGGAAGTCTACGCGGCGGCGTACAAGGCGCTGGGCGTGCCCGTGTACTCGTCGGCGGTGTTCAACTTCATCCCGAAGACGGCGATGCAGTTCTACCGCGCCATCGCGGCGAACGACCACGAGACCACCGGCAAGCTGATCGACGAATTCTTCCTGCCGTATCTGGCCATTCGCAATCGTCGTCCGGGCTATGCCGTGAGTATCGTGAAGGCCGGCGCGAAGCTCGTCGGACACGATGCCGGTCCGGTGCGCGCGC
- a CDS encoding sigma-70 family RNA polymerase sigma factor, whose translation MHDAEHRLKTLLSSGLEGDQNAYRGFLQTLTRHLRGYLRKRIPQHRDDVEDLVQEILLAVHNARHTYRMEEPLTAWIHAIARYKLMDFFRARSRHESLNDPLDDHDDLFAVTDDEPTQARHDLGKLLEQLPDKQRLPIVHVKLEGLSVAQTAQLTGLSESAVKVGVHRGLKALAARIRGFRSEESDANR comes from the coding sequence TTGCATGACGCGGAACATCGCCTGAAGACACTCCTTAGCTCCGGCCTCGAAGGCGACCAGAACGCCTATCGCGGTTTTCTGCAGACGCTGACGCGGCATCTGCGCGGCTATTTGCGCAAGCGCATTCCGCAGCATCGCGATGACGTGGAAGACCTCGTGCAGGAGATCTTGCTGGCGGTGCACAATGCACGTCACACCTATCGCATGGAAGAACCGCTTACTGCATGGATTCATGCCATCGCGCGCTACAAGCTGATGGACTTCTTTCGCGCGCGATCGCGTCACGAGTCGCTCAACGATCCCCTCGACGATCACGACGATCTCTTTGCGGTCACCGACGACGAACCCACTCAAGCGCGTCACGACCTCGGCAAGCTCCTGGAGCAACTGCCGGACAAGCAGCGGCTGCCGATCGTGCACGTCAAGCTGGAAGGGTTGTCGGTCGCGCAGACCGCGCAACTCACGGGGCTCTCGGAATCCGCCGTGAAAGTGGGCGTGCATCGCGGACTCAAGGCGCTCGCCGCGCGCATTCGCGGCTTCAGAAGCGAGGAATCCGATGCGAACCGATGA